A window of the Labrus mixtus chromosome 8, fLabMix1.1, whole genome shotgun sequence genome harbors these coding sequences:
- the ndufb3 gene encoding NADH dehydrogenase [ubiquinone] 1 beta subcomplex subunit 3 — translation MGGDHGHSKMNLPDLKQWKWEGTPLEVTQQRLKSRGLKDPWARNEAWRYQGGFARAVTLSDVLLRGFKWGFAAFTVALAVEYALFPPKKGGH, via the exons ATGGGAGGTGACCACGGCCACAGCAAGATGAACTTGCCTGACCTTAAGCAGTGGAAGTGGGAGGGAACACCGCTGGAGGTAACAcagcagaggctgaagtccaGAGGCCTCAAGGACCCGTGGGCGCG taacGAGGCGTGGAGATACCAAGGCGGCTTCGCTCGGGCTGTGACTTTGTCCGATGTGCTGCTGAGGGGTTTCAAGTGGGGCTTTGCTGCTTTTACTGTCGCTCTGGCTGTCGAGTACGCCCTCTTCCCACCAAAGAAGGGTGGCCACTAA
- the LOC132978781 gene encoding UDP-glucuronosyltransferase 1A1-like: MWKAVFVFLLLNMDMQANCAADKKLESVAEKSKLVDTGETEAVTSSPAGDPASAPFRGKLLVIPMDGSHWLSVKALSQELGRRGHQVTVVIPEASMRMGPGKHYDTVTFPIPYDQEFIDQFMLTNKHLMEKSDGSFLQRAKTHFSQIKRVVEFIHTIAESLLLNDTLISHLAQQDFDAVITDPMVPTGALIARKLGLPFINVLRGIPCSLDMKSAGCPSPPSYVPRFFSGYTDKMNFMERSINTLLALMEPLLCRLMYWQFDNMAYQFLGEKVGVAEVLSESAIWLLRLDFTLEFPRPLMPNMVLIGGMNCDIRNPLPKDLESWVSGEHGFVVFTLGSMISDMPEETTSIFLEAFRQIPQKVIWRYGGKVPDNVPENVKLMQWVPQNDLLAQPGARAFITHAGSHGLFEGLCHAVPMVMMPISGDQPDNARRLASREVGVVVDLFSITTESIVQALNEVINDTRYKENAKKLSALHKDRPIDPMDLSVHWTEFVMRHKGAKHLRAAAHDLNWIQYHCLDVIAFLATVVLVFVLVTVKCFKLCFRKLSRKRKQE; the protein is encoded by the exons ATGTGgaaagctgtgtttgtgttcctgctgCTAAACATGGACATGCAGGCGAACTGCGCTGCAGATAAGAAGCTGGAGTCCGTAGCAGAAAAGTCCAAACTTGTAGACACAGGAGAGACTGAAGCTGTAACCTCCAGCCCTGCAGGTGACCCGGCCTCTGCACCTTTCCGGGGCAAACTGCTAGTGATACCCATGGATGGGAGTCACTGGCTGTCTGTAAAGGCCCTGTCCCAAGAATTGGGTCGCCGTGGGCACCAGGTCACCGTGGTGATACCAGAGGCCAGCATGCGAATGGGACCAGGGAAACACTATGACACTGTTACCTTCCCTATTCCTTACGACCAGGAATTCATCGATCAGTTCATGTTGACGAACAAGCACCTGATGGAAAAATCTGATGGGTCCTTTCTACAGCGGGCAAAAACCCATTTCTCACAAATCAAGAGAGTAGTAGAATTCATCCACACGATTGCAGAGAGCCTGCTATTAAATGATACGCTCATCTCGCATCTGGCACAGCAG GATTTTGACGCCGTCATAACAGACCCCATGGTGCCCACAGGAGCCTTAATTGCTCGAAAACTAG GTCTCCCCTTTATTAATGTGCTGAGGGGTATTCCGTGTTCCCTGGATATGAAGTCTGCAGGCTGCCCCTCCCCGCCCTCATACGTGCCCCGCTTCTTCTCAGGATACACAGATAAAATGAACTTCATGGAGAGAAGTATCAACACTCTG CTGGCTTTAATGGAGCCATTGCTCTGCAGATTGATGTACTGGCAGTTTGACAACATGGCCTATCAGTTCCTGGGAGAGAAGGTGGGCGTGGCTGAGGTGCTTTCTGAATCTGCTATCTGGCTGCTCAG GCTTGACTTCACACTGGAGTTTCCGCGCCCTCTCATGCCAAATATGGTTCTGATTGGGGGGATGAACTGTGACATTAGAAATCCTCTTCCTAAA gatttGGAGTCCTGGGTGTCAGGAGAACATGGATTTGTAGTGTTTACTCTGGGCAGCATGATCTCAGATATGCCAGAAGAGACTACCTCCATTTTTCTTGAAGCCTTCAGACAGATCCCACAGAAG GTCATATGGAGGTACGGGGGGAAGGTTCCTGACAATGTCCCAGAAAATGTCAAGTTGATGCAGTGGGTGCCTCAGAATGACCTTCTAG CTCAACCTGGAGCGCGGGCTTTCATCACTCACGCCGGCTCACACGGCCTTTTTGAGGGTCTGTGTCATGCTGTTCCCATGGTGATGATGCCGATTTCCGGGGACCAGCCTGACAACGCGAGGAGGTTGGCAAGCAGAGAAGTGGGAGTCGTAGTGGATCTGTTTAGTATCACTACAGAAAGCATTGTCCAAGCGCTGAATGAGGTCATCAATGACACCAG GTATAAAGAGAACGCGAAGAAGCTCTCAGCTCTCCATAAAGACCGACCAATCGACCCGATGGACCTCTCGGTGCACTGGACTGAATTTGTGATGCGGCACAAAGGAGCTAAACATCTCAGAGCTGCAGCCCACGACCTCAACTGGATCCAGTACCACTGCCTGGATGTGATAGCATTTCTGGCTACCGTTGTGCTGGTTTTTGTGCTGGTGACAGTAAAATGCTTCAAACTGTGCTTCCGTAAActgagcaggaagaggaagcaggAATAA